From Alosa sapidissima isolate fAloSap1 chromosome 2, fAloSap1.pri, whole genome shotgun sequence, one genomic window encodes:
- the znf148 gene encoding zinc finger protein 148, translating to MNLDEKLDGMLLKCSGPTGLHHHSSRALGSTRMDGRAGLDEMPMGERALANHPLLAEDDDEDDDLTGATLSAHHLISHDELMVHEETVKNDGEEDLEFSQRHPPKLPYTLHMPLSIKQEMKLSDSLLLTKKEKKQGRDLSECHKKKKRKQRSPAKILTINEDGSLGLQSPKSHVCEHCNAAFRTNYHLQRHVFIHTGEKPFQCTQCDMRFIQKYLLQRHEKIHTGEKPFRCDECGMRFIQKYHMERHKRTHSGEKPYQCDYCHQYFSRTDRVLKHRRMCHENKDRKAHKASAKEGLLRTSETVSFSFPAKECSLPKKKRQKSCEKTHGSATALTDKDGSGSTEEKAEKRLTKSESLPLYAVTSKVKDEYVVAEYSVELPDSSPGNRQLGEVSPDEINPPKLVLKKVPSKRNLKQSLEQPQSLSPLSTFEEGKVSRYTFEIVDKQSLLDVENLESVDTLQGAQPKPATSSTNYDDAMQFLKKKRYLAATNNSRDYALNVGSIASQPSVTQAAVASVIDETVPATILEPQPMNVEIKSNHEKNVLPDEVLQTLLDHYSTKANGQPDLSFSVADTEVTSSISINSSDVSESSPPEPLGTSTQAPPAEKSSLLQEYSKFLQQALERTSQNDSYLNNQSLTFVTDSPSLAGQPLFSTDKQLTSPGRFRLNSPLRSTLEKPHFALLGDSQHSFSFSGDETNQSAVSPTEDFLEQVTSSKKTDVQGIGQTFQIATFEPNFRSQFQSTRSGISSQFSIANGQVSLRSHGGADFSEFPLVSVTETRTQMTSSPDHSSSQTFG from the exons ATGAACCTTGATGAGAAACTGGATGGGATGCTGTTGAAGTGCAGTGGGCCAACAGGTTTGCATCACCACTCCTCCAGAGCCCTGGGAAGCACAAGGATGGATGGCAGAGCTGGTTTAGATGAGATGCCCATGGGTGAACGAGCACTGGCTAACCACCCCCTGCTGGCTGAGGATGATGACGAGGATGATGACCTAACAGGGGCGACGTTGAGCGCGCACCACCTCATCTCACACGATGAGCTGATGGTCCATGAGGAGACGGTGAAGAACGATGGAGAAGAAGACCTGGAGTTCTCCCAGCGGCATCCTCCGAAACTGCCATACACCCTACACATGCCT TTGAGTATCAAGCAGGAGATGAAGCTCTCTGACTCACTGCTGCTCaccaagaaagagaagaaacagGGAAGGGACCTTTCGGAATGccataagaagaagaaaaggaagCAGCGCTCTCCTGCGAAG ATTCTCACCATTAATGAAGATGGATCTCTAGGGCTCCAGAGCCCAAAGTCCCATGTGTGTGAGCACTGTAATGCAGCCTTCAGGACCAACTATCATCTACAGAGACACGTCTTCATTCACACAG GAGAGAAGCCGTTTCAGTGCACTCAGTGTGACATGCGCTTCATTCAGAAGTACCTGCTTCAAAGGCACGAGAAGATTCATACAG GGGAGAAGCCTTTTCGCTGTGATGAGTGCGGGATGAGATTTATCCAGAAGTATCACATGGAAAGACACAAGCGAACACATAGCGGAGAAAAGCCCTATCAATGTGACTACTGCCATCAG TACTTCTCCCGAACGGACCGAGTACTGAAGCACAGACGCATGTGCCACGAGAACAAGGACCGGAAAGCACACAAAGCCTCCGCTAAAGAGGGACTGCTGCGGACCTCCGAGACGGTGAGCTTTTCCTTCCCAGCGAAAGAGTGTTCGCTGCCAAAGAAAAAACGTCAGAAGTCCTGTGAGAAGACCCATGGCTCTGCCACAGCTCTCACAGACAAAGATGGAAGTGGCAGCACAGAGGAGAAAGCAGAGAAGAGGTTGACCAAAAGCGAGAGCCTGCCACTATATGCCGTCACTTCTAAAGTCAAAGACGAGTATGTAGTAGCCGAGTATTCTGTGGAGCTCCCCGACTCCTCTCCAGGCAACCGACAACTTGGGGAGGTGTCTCCCGATGAGATCAACCCTCCGAAACTGGTCCTGAAGAAGGTACCTAGTAAGAGAAATCTGAAGCAGTCTCTGGAGCAACCACAGAGCTTGTCACCGTTGTCTACCTTTGAGGAAGGCAAAGTCAGCAGGTACACATTTGAGATTGTAGACAAGCAGAGTCTTTTGGACGTGGAGAACTTGGAATCAGTCGATACCCTTCAGGGAGCACAGCCCAAACCAGCAACGAGTAGCACAAACTACGACGATGCCATGCAGTTCCTGAAGAAGAAGCGTTACCTAGCGGCAACCAACAACAGCCGTGACTACGCACTCAATGTGGGAAGCATTGCATCACAGCCCTCGGTCACTCAGGCAGCGGTGGCCAGTGTCATCGACGAGACTGTTCCTGCCACCATCTTGGAGCCCCAGCCCATGAATGTGGAGATCAAGTCCAACCATGAGAAGAACGTGCTCCCTGATGAGGTACTGCAAACCCTGCTCGACCACTACTCCACCAAAGCCAACGGGCAGCCTGACCTCTCCTTCAGCGTGGCGGACACGGAGGTCACCTCCAGCATATCCATCAACTCATCCGACGTGTCTGAGAGCAGCCCGCCAGAGCCTCTGGGGACCAGCACTCAGGCACCACCCGCCGAGAAGTCCAGTCTCCTTCAGGAGTACTCAAAGTTCTTACAGCAGGCATTGGAGAGGACCAGTCAGAACGACAGCTATCTCAACAACCAGAGTCTTACGTTTGTGACGGACAGCCCCAGCTTGGCCGGGCAGCCGTTGTTCTCAACTGACAAACAGCTGACCTCACCTGGCCGCTTCCGCCTCAACTCTCCTCTAAGGTCCACCCTGGAGAAGCCTCACTTCGCTCTCCTGGGAGACTCCCAGCACTCGTTCTCGTTCTCCGGGGACGAAACTAACCAGTCTGCCGTGTCCCCCACCGAAGACTTCCTTGAGCAGGTCACCTCTTCAAAAAAGACAGACGTTCAGGGGATTGGTCAGACATTTCAGATTGCCACGTTTGAGCCGAACTTTCGCTCCCAGTTCCAGAGCACTCGCTCTGGAATCTCCTCCCAGTTTAGCATTGCCAATGGTCAGGTCAGCCTCCGGAGTCATGGAGGAGCAGACTTCTCAGAGTTCCCACTGGTCAGTGTAACGGAGACCAGAACACAGATGACCTCCTCCCCTGATCATTCAAGCAGCCAAACATTTG
- the tgfbr2l gene encoding TGF-beta receptor type-2 isoform X2, translated as MRTNLCKWCDYSSPVCEDNVCTSNCNLTSFCTLSEEVCVAIWRKDNETVSVRTLCHHPEQALDNIVLTNYSTTECTMIPQPSDDGLLFVCGCVGDQECNDKLIFDKGAHGYSKLKSKDVIPVVVISLVPPLLVAVVATAAFYIYRTRHLGKQPKDWAPKRTHYQSLDPPEGRSGEANGSDFPGKLTLLGDDGTSDLSSTRANSLNHNTEQLPIQLETLVGKGRFAEVWRARLNHSEGQYESVAVKIFPAVEYASWHNERAIFSDANLKHENVVQFLTAEERGGGGGAAGGGGPQRQYWLIMAYYALGNLQDYLASHVLSWTELCSLAGSVAHGLAHLHSDTTPCGAPKVPVSHRDLKSSNIVVKDNHECALCDFGLALRLDLSLTVDDFANSGQVGTARYMAPEVLESRVNLEDLESFKQMDVYSMALVLWEMVSRCDVIGEVKSYEPPFGSKVCEQPCVDSMRDLVLRDRGRPDIPSSWTTHQGMQLLCATITECWDHDPEARLTAHCVVERFNTLAKDMEEEEEQSRLLSLISGSLTDQQQQLEQLEQQEQQQQQQQQSEEQQGFTATSTPPSPRAEHDTGSGTDTDTDTDTPSLPPLVSDMQASEPSKALPEV; from the exons ATGAGGACTAACTTGTGTAAGTGGTGTGACTACTCCAGCCCTGTGTGTGAAGACAATGTGTGCACAAGCAACTGCAACTTAACCTCCTTCTGCACTCTATCTGAGGAGGTCTGTGTGGCTATCTG GAGGAAAGACAATGAGACGGTCAGTGTGCGCACGCTGTGCCACCACCCTGAGCAGGCCCTGGACAACATCGTTCTGACCAACTACTCCACCACAGAGTGCACCATGATCCCCCAGCCCTCCGATGACGGACTACTGTTTGTCTGTGGCTGTGTTGGCGATCAGGAGTGCAATGACAAACTCATCTTTGACAAGGGAGCCCACG gCTACTCAAAACTCAAAAGCAAAGACGTGATCCCCGTGGTAGTAATCAGTCTGGTGCCTCCGTTGCTTGTTGCCGTGGTAGCCACCGCTGCCTTCTACATATACCGCACCCGGCATCTCGGCAAGCAGCCCAAGGACTGGGCCCCCAAGCGCACCCACTACCAGTCCCTGGACCCTCCCGAGGGCCGCTCCGGGGAGGCCAACGGCAGCGACTTCCCCGGCAAGCTCACCCTGCTCGGGGACGATGGCACCTCCGACCTGTCGTCCACGCGGGCCAACAGCCTGAACCACAACACCGAGCAGCTGCCCATCCAGCTGGAGACGCTGGTGGGCAAGGGCCGCTTCGCCGAGGTGTGGCGCGCGCGCCTCAACCACAGCGAGGGGCAGTACGAGTCAGTGGCCGTCAAGATCTTCCCGGCCGTGGAGTACGCGTCCTGGCACAACGAGCGCGCCATCTTCTCCGACGCCAACCTCAAGCACGAGAACGTGGTGCAGTTCCTGACGGCGGAGGAGcggggtggtggtggcggcgcgGCCGGAGGGGGGGGCCCCCAGAGGCAGTACTGGCTCATCATGGCCTACTACGCGCTGGGCAACCTGCAGGACTACCTGGCCAGCCATGTGCTGAGCTGGACGGAGCTGTGCTCGCTGGCGGGGTCGGTGGCGCATGGCCTGGCGCACCTGCACAGTGACACAACGCCCTGCGGGGCCCCCAAGGTGCCGGTGTCGCACCGAGACCTGAAGAGCAGCAACATTGTGGTGAAGGACAACCATGAGTGTGCCCTGTGTGACTTTGGCCTGGCTCTGCGGCTGGATCTCTCGCTCACTGTAGATGACTTCGCCAACAGTGGTCAG GTTGGCACGGCGCGTTACATGGCCCCTGAAGTGCTGGAGTCTCGAGTAAATCTGGAGGACCTGGAGTCCTTCAAGCAGATGGACGTCTACTCCATGGCACTGGTCCTGTGGGAAATGGTCTCTCGCTGTGATGTCATAGGAG AGGTGAAGAGCTACGAGCCACCCTTCGGCTCCAAAGTGTGTGAGCAGCCATGTGTGGACAGCATGAGGGATTTGGTGCTGAGAGACAGGGGCCGGCCTGACATCCCCTCCAGCTGGACCACACACCAG GGGATGCAGCTGCTGTGTGCCACCATCACAGAGTGCTGGGACCACGACCCCGAGGCCCGGCTGACGGCGCACTGCGTGGTGGAGCGCTTCAACACCCTGGCCAAAgacatggaggaagaggaggagcagagccGACTGCTGAGCCTCATCAGTGGCAGCCTCAcagaccagcagcagcagctggaaCAGCTGGAACAGcaggaacagcagcagcagcagcagcagcagtcagaAGAGCAGCAGGGTTTCACTGCCAcgtccacccctccctccccacgAGCAGAGCACGACACAGGCTCGGgcacggacacggacacggacacggacaccccctcccttcctccgcTGGTCTCAGACATGCAAGCCTCAGAGCCTTCAAAGGCACTGCCGGAAGTGTGA
- the tgfbr2l gene encoding TGF-beta receptor type-2 isoform X1, with amino-acid sequence MGRRRWSRFALTSVLLISLFVEASTFTHMRTNLCKWCDYSSPVCEDNVCTSNCNLTSFCTLSEEVCVAIWRKDNETVSVRTLCHHPEQALDNIVLTNYSTTECTMIPQPSDDGLLFVCGCVGDQECNDKLIFDKGAHGYSKLKSKDVIPVVVISLVPPLLVAVVATAAFYIYRTRHLGKQPKDWAPKRTHYQSLDPPEGRSGEANGSDFPGKLTLLGDDGTSDLSSTRANSLNHNTEQLPIQLETLVGKGRFAEVWRARLNHSEGQYESVAVKIFPAVEYASWHNERAIFSDANLKHENVVQFLTAEERGGGGGAAGGGGPQRQYWLIMAYYALGNLQDYLASHVLSWTELCSLAGSVAHGLAHLHSDTTPCGAPKVPVSHRDLKSSNIVVKDNHECALCDFGLALRLDLSLTVDDFANSGQVGTARYMAPEVLESRVNLEDLESFKQMDVYSMALVLWEMVSRCDVIGEVKSYEPPFGSKVCEQPCVDSMRDLVLRDRGRPDIPSSWTTHQGMQLLCATITECWDHDPEARLTAHCVVERFNTLAKDMEEEEEQSRLLSLISGSLTDQQQQLEQLEQQEQQQQQQQQSEEQQGFTATSTPPSPRAEHDTGSGTDTDTDTDTPSLPPLVSDMQASEPSKALPEV; translated from the exons ATGGGACGCAGGCGATGGAGTCGTTTCGCTCTCACATCTGTTCTTCTTATATCGCTCT TTGTTGAAGCCTCAACGTTCACACATATGAGGACTAACTTGTGTAAGTGGTGTGACTACTCCAGCCCTGTGTGTGAAGACAATGTGTGCACAAGCAACTGCAACTTAACCTCCTTCTGCACTCTATCTGAGGAGGTCTGTGTGGCTATCTG GAGGAAAGACAATGAGACGGTCAGTGTGCGCACGCTGTGCCACCACCCTGAGCAGGCCCTGGACAACATCGTTCTGACCAACTACTCCACCACAGAGTGCACCATGATCCCCCAGCCCTCCGATGACGGACTACTGTTTGTCTGTGGCTGTGTTGGCGATCAGGAGTGCAATGACAAACTCATCTTTGACAAGGGAGCCCACG gCTACTCAAAACTCAAAAGCAAAGACGTGATCCCCGTGGTAGTAATCAGTCTGGTGCCTCCGTTGCTTGTTGCCGTGGTAGCCACCGCTGCCTTCTACATATACCGCACCCGGCATCTCGGCAAGCAGCCCAAGGACTGGGCCCCCAAGCGCACCCACTACCAGTCCCTGGACCCTCCCGAGGGCCGCTCCGGGGAGGCCAACGGCAGCGACTTCCCCGGCAAGCTCACCCTGCTCGGGGACGATGGCACCTCCGACCTGTCGTCCACGCGGGCCAACAGCCTGAACCACAACACCGAGCAGCTGCCCATCCAGCTGGAGACGCTGGTGGGCAAGGGCCGCTTCGCCGAGGTGTGGCGCGCGCGCCTCAACCACAGCGAGGGGCAGTACGAGTCAGTGGCCGTCAAGATCTTCCCGGCCGTGGAGTACGCGTCCTGGCACAACGAGCGCGCCATCTTCTCCGACGCCAACCTCAAGCACGAGAACGTGGTGCAGTTCCTGACGGCGGAGGAGcggggtggtggtggcggcgcgGCCGGAGGGGGGGGCCCCCAGAGGCAGTACTGGCTCATCATGGCCTACTACGCGCTGGGCAACCTGCAGGACTACCTGGCCAGCCATGTGCTGAGCTGGACGGAGCTGTGCTCGCTGGCGGGGTCGGTGGCGCATGGCCTGGCGCACCTGCACAGTGACACAACGCCCTGCGGGGCCCCCAAGGTGCCGGTGTCGCACCGAGACCTGAAGAGCAGCAACATTGTGGTGAAGGACAACCATGAGTGTGCCCTGTGTGACTTTGGCCTGGCTCTGCGGCTGGATCTCTCGCTCACTGTAGATGACTTCGCCAACAGTGGTCAG GTTGGCACGGCGCGTTACATGGCCCCTGAAGTGCTGGAGTCTCGAGTAAATCTGGAGGACCTGGAGTCCTTCAAGCAGATGGACGTCTACTCCATGGCACTGGTCCTGTGGGAAATGGTCTCTCGCTGTGATGTCATAGGAG AGGTGAAGAGCTACGAGCCACCCTTCGGCTCCAAAGTGTGTGAGCAGCCATGTGTGGACAGCATGAGGGATTTGGTGCTGAGAGACAGGGGCCGGCCTGACATCCCCTCCAGCTGGACCACACACCAG GGGATGCAGCTGCTGTGTGCCACCATCACAGAGTGCTGGGACCACGACCCCGAGGCCCGGCTGACGGCGCACTGCGTGGTGGAGCGCTTCAACACCCTGGCCAAAgacatggaggaagaggaggagcagagccGACTGCTGAGCCTCATCAGTGGCAGCCTCAcagaccagcagcagcagctggaaCAGCTGGAACAGcaggaacagcagcagcagcagcagcagcagtcagaAGAGCAGCAGGGTTTCACTGCCAcgtccacccctccctccccacgAGCAGAGCACGACACAGGCTCGGgcacggacacggacacggacacggacaccccctcccttcctccgcTGGTCTCAGACATGCAAGCCTCAGAGCCTTCAAAGGCACTGCCGGAAGTGTGA
- the snx4 gene encoding sorting nexin-4, which translates to MMADTGSDEVAVIGNIDLTPGEIENNMKNTMGEKGTVLFRKMEINVAEAEKRTVKNAVNMQEIYTVYLIETRPADAASEGTNSTPDSLWRRYSEFEILRNFLLVTYPYVVVPPLPEKRAEFVWHKLSADNMDPDFVERRRVGLENFLLRVASHPILSTDKIFFAFLTEENGWKEMVFETGFQAKADSRLKALNATFRVKNPDKRFAEMKHYGDELQSVISQLLRVRARVADRLYGVYKVHGNYGRVFSEWSAIEKEMGDGLQSAGHHMDAYAASVDDILEEEEHYADQLKEYLFYTEALRAVCRKHELIQYELEMAAQDLTTKKQQQEELATGTVRTFSLKGMTSKLFGQETPEQREAKMKVLEGQIQEGEDSLKEQNTECDVFVKGAWSDIERFKDQKNHDLKEALISYAIMQISMCKKGIQVWTNAKECFNKM; encoded by the exons ATGATGGCGGATACGGGAAGCGACGAAGTAGCGGTGATTGGAAATATCGACCTCACTCCTGGGGAGATAGAAAACAACATGAAAAACACG atGGGTGAAAAGGGCACTGTACTTTTCAGGAAGATGGAGATCAATGTAGCAGAAGCAGAGAAGAGAACAGTGAAGAATGCTGTGAACATGCAGGAGATCTACACTGTTTACCTCATCGAGACACG CCCAGCAGATGCTGCCTCTGAGGGGACCAACTCCACTCCAGATTCCCTGTGGAGACGCTACAGCGAATTTGAGATTCTTCGCAATTTCTTACTAGTCACCTACCCCTACGTGGTTGTCCCTCCTCTCCCAGAGAAGCGA GCGGAGTTTGTGTGGCACAAGCTGTCAGCAGATAACATGGACCCGGACTTTGTGGAGAGGCGCCGTGTCGGCCTGGAGAACTTCCTGCTCCGGGTGGCATCCCATCCCATCCTGTCCACCGACAAGATCTTCTTCGCCTTCCTCACTGAG GAAAACGGCTGGAAGGAAATGGTGTTTGAGACAGGATTCCAGGCAAAG GCGGATTCAAGGCTGAAGGCTCTGAATGCGACGTTCCGGGTGAAAAACCCAGATAA GAGGTTTGCTGAAATGAAACACTATGGCGATGAGTTGCAGTCTGTCATCTCCCAGCTGCTGCGAGTTCGAGCA AGGGTAGCTGACCGCCTCTACGGAGTATACAAAGTGCACGGGAATTACGGCAGAGTCTTCAG TGAGTGGAGTGccatagagaaagagatgggggaTGGACTACAGAGTGCTGGCCATCACATGGATGC CTATGCAGCATCAGTGGATGACATCCTGGAAGAGGAGGAACACTATGCAGACCAACTGAAAGAGTACCTCTTCTACACTGAGGCTCTGAG GGCGGTGTGCAGGAAGCACGAGCTGATTCAGTACGAGCTGGAGATGGCGGCGCAGGACCTCACCACTaagaagcagcagcaggaggagctgGCCACTGGG ACGGTGCGCACCTTCTCGCTGAAGGGGATGACCAGTAAGCTCTTTGGCCAGGAGACCCCCGAGCAGAGAGAGGCCAAGATGAAAGTTCTGGAAGGGCAGATTCAGGAGGGTGAGGATTCCCTCAAAGAGCAGAACACAGAGTGCGA TGTGTTTGTAAAGGGTGCCTGGTCAGATATTGAGAGGTTTAAGGATCAGAAGAACCATGATCTGAAGGAGGCTTTGATCAGCTATGCCATCATGCAGATCAGCATGTGCAAAAAG ggAATACAAGTGTGGACCAATGCAAAAGAGTGCTTCAACAAAATGTGA